The window GCGGATTCTTCCCCGCTGGGCCCGGGAGAGCGCCTCCTCGGGCGCCTGCACCCCGGGACGGCGGGTCTTCACTTCGACGAAGGCCACCGTGTCCCCGGTCCGGATGACCAGGTCGATCTCCAGCCGCCCGACGCGCCAGTTGCGGTCGAGGATTTCATATCCCTCGTCCGCCAGATGACGCGCGGCGATTCGCTCGCCCAGGCTGCCGAGGCCGCTCTTCGTCGCGGCCCCGACGCGCGGGGTCCGGTCAGCCGTGGGCGGGGACGCGGGCGCGGGCGATCCGGCGGCCGATGGCGTTCGCGATGGCGTGAAGCTCGACCATCAGCGCATCGAACTGCTCGAACGTGAGAGACTGCTGGCCGTCCGACGCCGCCGTCGGGGGATCGGGGTGGACCTCCAGGATGAGTGCGTCCGCGCCCGCCGCGACCGCGGCCCGCGCCATCGGTCCGACTTTCGATCGTGCCCCCGTGCCGTGGCTGGGGTCCGCGACGACCGGAAGGTGCGACAGCTCGTGGATCGTCACGATGGCGGTGAGGTCGAACAGGTTCCGCGCGTGCGTGTCGAAGTTGCGGACGCCGCGCTCGCACAGCATCACCCGCGATTCACCTTCGGCGACGATGTACTCCGCGGCGAGCAGCAACTCCTTGATCGTCGCGGAGAGCCCCCGCTTGAGCAGAACCGGTTTGCCGGCGCGGCCCGCCGCCCGCAGCAGGGAGTAGTTCTGCATGTTCCGCGCGCCGATCTGGATGACGTCGGTGTATTCCGCGACGAGGCCCATGCTCTCCGTGTCCAGCGCCTCGGTGACGATCGCGAGGCCCGTCTCCTCCCGCGCGCGGGCTAGCAACTGCAGTCCCTCTTCCCCCAGCCCCTGGAAGGAGTAGGGCGAGGTGCGCGGCTTGAAGGCTCCGCCGCGAAGCACGGTCGCCCCGGCTTCCGCGACCCGGTGCGCGGTCTCCAGAATCTGTTCGCGCGATTCCACGGAACACGGGCCGGCCATGACGACGATATCCTTCTCCCCGATCCGAACGCCGTTGGACAGCTCGATGATCGTGTCCTCGGGCCACCATTCCCGGCTCACCTGCTTGTAGGGCGGCGACACGTGAATGACGCGGAGCACGCCCTCGATCCCCACGAGCCGGCTCTCTTCGACGCGTCCATCGTTGCCGACCAGGCCCACGGTCGTGCGCTGGGCGCCCGGCATGGGCCGAGCCCGGTATCCCATATCCTCGATCGCGCGGACCACGTCCCGGACCTGCCCGTCCGTGGCGCCGTGCTTCATGACCACCAGCATCGTTCCCCCTGTGGGTGACGTTCG is drawn from Candidatus Palauibacter australiensis and contains these coding sequences:
- the aroF gene encoding 3-deoxy-7-phosphoheptulonate synthase; amino-acid sequence: MLVVMKHGATDGQVRDVVRAIEDMGYRARPMPGAQRTTVGLVGNDGRVEESRLVGIEGVLRVIHVSPPYKQVSREWWPEDTIIELSNGVRIGEKDIVVMAGPCSVESREQILETAHRVAEAGATVLRGGAFKPRTSPYSFQGLGEEGLQLLARAREETGLAIVTEALDTESMGLVAEYTDVIQIGARNMQNYSLLRAAGRAGKPVLLKRGLSATIKELLLAAEYIVAEGESRVMLCERGVRNFDTHARNLFDLTAIVTIHELSHLPVVADPSHGTGARSKVGPMARAAVAAGADALILEVHPDPPTAASDGQQSLTFEQFDALMVELHAIANAIGRRIARARVPAHG